TCCATTCAAGGCCTACAGATATGAGCAATCTAGACTTCTCCCTTCTAAGGTGAGATATAGAAGTTTTTGTCACGATTTTAAAGTAATCTCTATAAGGCAAAGTCCAAGAGTGATGAAGCCATGTCATAATGTATAAATGATAATCATTGCGGACGTCCATTATTTGGCAATCCTCATAGTGGTAAGATTGACATTGACCTTCTTGGTCGTAATTATAAACCTTATAATTGATGTATCGACGACTCAAATTGGTTTTTGGATCTTTTCCCCATGGTAAAAATTCGACATCATCTACTCCATGAAGATTGTAAGCACCAGACAACACGGTGCTTCTATCACCAAAAACAATATGAAACAATGCCTTAGTAGAAACATTGTACACTCGATCAAATACAATATCGTCCAGATGATGAGAACGAACAACTTGGACTGTCTCTTTCGGAAGCATAGCAATCTTGAAGTCCCTGAGGTCTTCCATAAATGAATCATTACTCTCATTCTTATTGATCAAATTAGTTAGCGCTCTACTACTCCTTCCTCTTCGAATAAGGAGATCTTCTTGAGATGGCTGTACCCCATAAGACTTGAGAGCATTATCGTCACCACCCCTTTCAAAGCGTTTTACATCATCATTCAATCTTTTGATACATGACAACAGTTGTATTGAACTGTTTGGTTTATCGGCAATGTAATTGCACAGTAACACATTAAGTCGGTCAGTTAGAGCTTTCGAAGAATCGAGATAGAGACGGAACCTTACAGTCCCAATGTTCTGGATATtcatgtaaaaataatcacATTTAGTACTAGCAAATTGTTTTACGTTTAAAATGCTAGAAATGGGGAAATGCTCAATGAGGACCAATCCATTGATGTTGTAATATATGTAAATCCCTTTCATAGTGCAATACATTCGACCAGGCATACGTATTTGATCCTCTCTTTTACTACAAACACGGCATACAAATAAAACGGTAGATGCTTCCGATTCACCAAATATACCTCTAAATTCAGCATTCCTCAACTTAAGCTCAGAAGGAAGTTTTTCAATGTGAATTTCTCTAGCTAAACGTTTATAAGAAGGATTTGATAGATCTTCAATGTACACGTTCTGACGCTCTAAAACATGGCCGTAATTGACTGAACCCCAAAAATTTGCCAGTAAGGCGCAAGGAGAATTACCATGAAAAAAGGCTTCCTGGTCCAAAAGGCTGGTTATCGTTTCGTGAGTCAAATTTGTTATCAGTGGTGCATTGACTAGGGTCCATGGAGCAAGCGGATTAAGGAATTTAGCGCCATTTATggaatttgaaagataCTTTGGAGGAGGAACAGTTGAAATTGTGGGAGATCGCATTATAGTTGAAACTTCATAATTGTTTGGACCACATAACAATCGTCCCGAATAAGTACGACGAGGAcgataattttttcctaTTTTCCCCGTAGAGTTTGAGCGCCCATTGACTTGTGGATTTATAATTGATGTAGCTTTAGCAGAAAACGATGGTAAGGTAGGAGACAAGATTCGGTTAGCAGATATCCCGGAATTGATACAGTGTTCTCGAGCGTTATTTATTACGCTGCCCCATTCAAGCATTTCCATGTGAGTTTCGGCTTGCAGAATGTAGCTCACGGACttcgtttttatttgaaaacaaaatttccGATGATTGCTTGGTAAAACAGAAAACTTACACAGAAGGACTCCGATTTTTTCGCTCTCAAAAACACCACCATTGGCATCATTAATAAGATATCCGACATAGCCATTGTCGACAAAAAACCAGTATTTTCTCCAAATTGCTTTGTTATCTGCCTTGCTAGAACTGATATTTCTTAGTAACCACCCTTGACGTTTAGTTGCGTTTGTTTGACATATTTGCTGGGGATCGAAACGATATGCGTCTAAATTAGTTGGTGGCTGTACTCTCTTAAGAATTTCCTTCTCAATTCTATCAAAAACGTTAGATACTATTCTTTTTAGTGAAGGATAAGATTCCTTAAGTTTAGTTTCGTAAGAGAGTAAGCGAATTAGTTGATCATTTATATGCCTATTGGACTCGTGCAGACGATCAGTCAAACGAAAcgtttcaattgaaaacttGCAAATGCTTTCAATAACTATGAAATCAATGGATGAGCGAAAGGAGGTAACTCGAACTACGTATTGTAGAGCAACtgtaaaataacttttacGAGCTTCGTATAAAGATTTTGCTTCATCCCGCATTTGCGATAAATCTTTTGAATGTCCAAGAGAAGAATACCTTAAGACTTCCGCATCATACTTGGCTTGCTCGGCTTTAAAGCGATCATTTAATTGAAGCAAAGGCTTAACTTTTGAATCTCGAAATAGATCTAATGGAGCAACAATAAATTTCCGTAAATTTTTAGCTTGTTGAAGTTGCACCATATATGACGACCGAAATAAGTCTTGACCGTGAAGCAAAGCGGTTGTTGCATAATCAGGATCAAAAAATCCTGAAGCAACATTAGAAGGCATAGCATTCAACGACATACTGGCGACAATGGGCTCTATCGCCATTATTGACTCGATAAACTTGTTGCAGCAACATAAGAAATCATGAGACCATTCGTTAAACGCTTTGATTTGATTCCCTAGATAATACATGCTCGCCCTAAAAGACGGAGAATCAATGCTACATTCGTTCAGTAAGACTGGAATAACATGATCCTTTTTTGAAGACGCATTTGCAGGAGCGGCCatgatttttcatttccttcTATTAGTTTCCAAAAACTTCAATTCATATAAGAAAGCATTAAGAACGATATGTCCACTCGTCTAAAGGATGATTTTTAAACCGGTATATGCGCTTTCGGCTGTCGGATGCGGCATGTTTGTAGCGGCGTACTTGATGTTTTTGACTTAAGAGTGACGCTGCATTTTTTAACCAAGATGAAGCAATTCGTTATATTAGAATAACGATATTTAAGTACTTCTATTATAAGGTAAACAAATACGAAATAACTGAGTGTTAGAAATTTaatcacaaggaaaatgTTTCAGCTAGCTAAGgaatttttacttaaaatatataagtGAAATGATTCCATCCTTATACAtatcataaatataaatacatttactattagaaaaataaaagtgcttttaatttttcgttttcttcttttttaagtaaaatttaCTAAGAATGAGTTAGCcttattacaaaaattgtgGCACTAATTTGTGAGCATAGTATCTTAATTTATACTTGATGTTTGCActtaatcttttttaagtcaTTATAAAACAATATACAAATTGAGCACGATCAATAACTGTAATGGTCAGGTTTGGTTGTACTTCAATTGgtatgtaaacaaaatatttggtAAAGTggttaaataaattttatgaacAGTTAGGAATTATGTATAtagtaaaacaaaagcatctctaaaattataaaaaatacctAGATTTTTCTGTTGTGGGTAAATTACTtgttactttttttattgccACATCTGGTTGCTAtttgctttcaaaattaatttttaaaaaaaaaattattataatgaGTAAAGGGTGCAACCTAGAAACATGTTCAGCTGAGcttgttaaaaatatttgttatgtttataattttgaagtAGTGTATCTTAAGCACTTGCGATAGCGaactaaatttttctaaatcatTGAcattagaaataaaaaaataaactacATTATGGTGCCATTTGCCCCATTAGATTATCAGGAACATCGTGCTAGCCATTTGCTATCTACGTTTCTATCAGACCATGTCGGATTTGGTCATACGAGGAAGGGTGTGGCAGAATACCTTGCGGTGGGCGGGTTTGTATGCATTGGGCGATAAAGACACGGGCATGTTGTGGACGGAGCAAATAACACTACTGTAACCAACAAAACTAgtatttacttttcaattcttttttctggAGCACCAAAACTTGTActcattattaaaattctaGGGAAATTAATTAGTTGAATTGGTTAGCAATTGAcgattcattaaatttccTGCTATCAACCCAAGGACATGACTTTTGCTCATTAATTTTGTGTTCGTATTTCCATTGAGGGTTTCAAATTACTAGAGTTCATTTTACTTTCGTTGCTTTGCTTATTCGGTTTGCTCTGCGCTGCCTAAATCAGATCACACTTGGTTTTtgtgcttttttttttaaaaaatttcgattCATTTGAACCGTCTCACAGAAGTTTCACTTTTACATCTTCGTTTCAGTTTCTCGTTCTTTGTTCATAACcatttttcatcttccatACCTTCCAGTTCATTacttttcattcatttcatttcattccATGCTGCATGCATTATATTAATCACTAATTGTTTTTCCCTTGTTCGTTCGCTTCGGTAGTTTctcaattgatttttcttttgattattCGGGAAAAAATATCTGTTCATTAAAGGTAATACGTTGGTTGCTTTCTCCTTATTACAGTCAGTTTTATCCTCGTATAGTCGACAAATCTATCTACTGTCTCCAATTGTTATAAATTTAGATCCTGACTTAAGTTTACattacatttctttttgaatcttCCTTTCATTTTCGAGGTCTCTCTTTActtcaatcttttttaagtctttctttttcttcaacttACATGCGCCGAGGCGCGAAATGACCTTCAGAATTCCTTCCAGCCAGGAGTCTTCAAATAAATCCGAAAAGGATACCACTGTAAATTCTCCTAACGCTTCTAGTTTCTcctctttctttaaaaagtctAGTCAGACATATCTGTCCAAACGTTCAGAAAAACTAAATGAGCATAACAGTAAACTAAAGTCAAGCGGATCTTTCACAAGTAATTCACAGACCGACTTGAGTAATTCGCCCTCTtctaagaaaaaaaatattttttatccGATCGCAAGAGCCAAGCACTCGTTTTACTTCAACCACAACTGGTCTTCGGATTTGCAGCAAGCAAATTCTCCTGTTGCATCGTATTCAAGTCAAAGCGTTTCAAACGATTCcaattttccaaaagatGTCACGTCTCCTATTTCGACAGACCTAAGCGGTTCCAATCCTTCTTTGAAATCACCATCTAGTATCAACTCGGCGAAACTTCGTGCTTCTCGATCATTTTTTCGATTTCCGAAGTGGTCTAGGAAGTCCTGGAATCCCGATGTTAACTCAACTACTAGTTCTCCTTCTGAAGTTGGTTCTCTCGATAAAGCTGGTGGCCCTCTAAACCAGCAAAATGAGAATTTGTCAGCGGAATCTGATAATACGATTTTACAGAATGGTACTCGGAAAAGTAGTGTCAAAATGTCCGACCTGGGGAAACGCATTGCTTCTTTACCTGTAGTAAAAAGACCTCCTATCCAGTTTTCCATATCTTCTGATTACATTAAGCCAGTTGATAAAAGCGATCAGACTTCTAACGTTCCATCACCTTCTTCTTCTGTGGGTTCCCTCCGGTTGTATCGTTCGCCTTCTATTCCTAATGATGTTGAACAACCACAGCCACAAAGCTCTCGGTCACGGCCTCGTAGTTCTACGATTCCTACCCAAAGGACTTTAGAAAGATTGAGAGAAAACCGTTCTAGTATTTTTAGTTTTCGAACTTTGCGCCGGGATGATGACGAATGCGTAGCTCAGACTATTGAAAATTCGGCTTTATTTTCTGATATTAAGCCTAATCCGACCaagtttctttcttctgttCCGGAGCTCACAGCAGATGATACTGCGGAGAGTTATCTCTCAAAGCTTAGAGAGACAGTTCCTTATAGTCGTATGATCCCTGTTCTAGCAGAAAAGGATCATGTAACATTGAACAAAGCTCTGCACCTTTGTATGTCGGGAATGGAGTTTGAAAATCGGCCGTTGGATTTTTGCTTGCGgttatttttacttaaatCTCACCTTCCTAAGGAAACTCAACAGATTGATCGTGTCATCAATGCATTCTCTAAGCGCTATTTTGAATGTAACCCTGGGATGTTCAGTTCCCAAGATCAGTGTTACATTCTGGTGTTTTCTTTGATGATGCTCCACACTGAcgtttttaattcaaataataaGCATAAAATGACGAAGCAGGAATTCATAAATCTCTGTGACATAGATGAATTAGCTCCGGAGATAATGGAGTATTATTATGACAATATTACCTTTACTCCTTTTGTCAACCTGGATGATGAGTTGCTTCTCATtgagaaggaaaagaaCGAAAAGTACAATTTCACATCTCGTAAAAGGTTAGGGCTTTCTCCTTACACATTTACGttagaaaatcaattgaatatttcACGGCCTGAAATATCTCTCTCTTATGATGGAAAATTCATATCTCCAGGTATCAAAGATATTGCGTCTTTGCTGAACGTTAGAAAGTTGATTTCCAGCCCTGCGATAATTCAGCTTGTTTCTAAAAGATCTCATCCAATGGCATTCTCCAATCATTTTATTGGATTACCAGACAATGCTGACCCGGGACTAGTTGATTTTAGTATCAGTATGCTGGGCATTTTACCACGGTGTGAAAAGAAGCGAAGAAGTGTGGGGCACAATTCATACAAAGAGCATTTGGTTTTGTTGACCGCTTCTagaatacttttttttcgtaattTGGTATGGGCTAAAGATCTCATGGCTCAAAAGAAAGCTTATGAAAGGcgttacaaaaattttacaactACCTCGAGCAGTTTTGACACGTTGCAAGGTATAGATACAGAGGCTATGGAATAtgaatttccaaaaattccTCCGCTTGTATTTACTCCACCTCTAGAAGAGTTTTCCCCCGATACCAGTTATTCGCTTGTTAATGCGTTTGCCTATTGTGACAGAGATAAGAAGAATGTACGCAATTGTTCTTTTACCGTCATATTTCGGGATGGATCTGAAGAGACTCTTTGTGCTCCAACAGAAGAAAGCATGATAGAATGGGTAGCTAAAATTAACTACATCTCAACACTTCGTACAGCTGGTCTGCGAATGCCTGTAAGTGATTCTTACCATCCTAAAAGAGACTTTTCTTGCTATCCAAAGTATATGGAGGAAGAATTAGCAGCAATTGAAGCTCAAATGAAACAGGATATGGAAATTGCACGTGCCCGGACAATTAAGACACGTATTGACCAACTTGAAACATCTATTACTGAGTTCAATAAGAAACTCATGGTATTACAAAGAAATGCCAAAAATTTATCGACATGTGCACCCCTACAGCCGAAAACAAGAGTAGTTATTTTACAAGCCCTTAAAAAGGTCGATGCTAAAGCGCAATCATTATATTTGGAAATCAGAAAAATGGAGTCACAATTGCAAGTATTGCGGTTTGAATCTGATTTAGATAAATGCATTTCTCTTGAAAGTTCTAATGACATCGACGACAGACCTTCTTCGACAAGCCCAAGCACCCTAAAAAATCCGAGCATCAACTCAATCAATCGTCAAACACATgatgttgaaaaagaatcatCAGATAGAGATGTACCGCATCTTTTGGATCCTGATAATAATTTCAACTTGAAAGGCAACCCCGAAAACCCCTCATCGACATTTTTTACTCCTGAAATACTTTCACCAAAGGTTTACTCGGACAATGTTAAAGATGAGCCTGTCGAAGatatttttggttttgaagATACAAGCGAAAGCTCGCCCGGTAAACCCAGCCAATTGAGGCTTCAAATTGAAGCCtttgatgatgaattaGCTGACACAGCTAGCTTAGGTTCCGTGACTACATGTTTAGATCAATGGCAAACATTTTCGGACGATACAGATAGCGGGTTTGCTTTGAACCTGTACTCATCAGAAGATTTTCGCACGGATCCATATAAGGAACATGATGAGTTTAGTATGAATAGCCTATCGAAATGGCATTCTGCTACTTCTGATAATTAGCATGTATATCAAATGTTAACTACTATTATCTAAATATTTGTTCATCTAAAGtgatttctctttttttttttgatttttcttatttgaATTCATATCCGCGTATAGACAAGGATTCCcgctttatttattaattatctCTAAATccataataataaattttatctcTCTTAGCCGTTCGAAAGTACACATTGCTGTAGTTACGATGCTTTAAGAACATTAATTGAAGAGCGTAACATTTGGTAGCGATTTTGATGTATTATGGCAATTCTTAAATATGTGGAAAAATTTAAGCGTTTATgttaattatatattttatccGTCGAGCTACTTGGATTATGAGATGATCCACAAAACAGAAGACTAAAGGAATAGGTGGATAATGAATAAACATGAGTCTAATTAACTTCTAATAACAATTTTTAGTTCATTGATAAATGTCGTACTACATTTCGAAATAATTCTGCACCGCATGTAGAAAGACGAAAAAGAGTATAAactatttttctttgcttttcagCGAATACGagttataaaaatttttttgttttcgtATATTAATAcccaaaaattaaataatgcTGCAAACAATCAATAGCATAGTAAgttataaattgaaaataatgaaaaagcaCCAAACATAATATAAATACCATAACCGGAAATTAGTGGAATTAGGAAACAAGTCTACCATTAGATGTACTATTAATACGTTGCACCCGGCATTTCTTTTCCAGCATTTTTAAACCTAAAAATGGTGAGTATGCGATGCAAATTGTTAACTTACTTTTTCCGTTCATAAAACCAATCCGTCCGACTGGAACCAAGATTTATAACACGAGGGCAACCATCACGATCATATTCCATACGTGTGCATTCCGAACAATAATAACAATCAGAAACACCTGGAGCTCCACAAATAATGCATCGGTCTTGTGAGCTACCAAACGCGCATTCATCACATATTCTCACCAACGTTGTCGGCCTTACATGAGAATCACAAATAGGGCATTTTTCGTCACATCGTTCACATACTGTATATTCATGAGTATTAGAATCTGCCAATTATTTAACTATGCCAAATTATAGAACACTTTACACTTACACTTTCCAACAGTAATTCCTGGTTGTCTTCTGCATAATACTAAATCAGGATGATCTAATAAACGTTagtatttaatttcatttttatttccatACGCTTTGACATTGTGAATATACTCAGAGGATTAATTTCAATGCAGCAGATATATATAGTAAATTTACGACGGTCCTTCGCGTTACGTTATGCTTagtaaaatataaacatcCTCTTCtgatttcaaatttcgTACTCGCTATTATGGATACGTTAAGCTGCAATACAGCCATGCAATGGCATAAACAAGTCGGAAAATGCGCGTTAGCAGTTGAAGTGCTATTATAAACAACGTATTAATAATGCTTGCAAGTATGTACCAAATATACTCTCCATTAAGCTGAggatctttttttgttgcgCCATATTTACggaatttttgaacaataaagtaaaatagaaataaaatctaCTATTAACATTTATGAATTTATGATCAATGGACATACAGTAGTCGATGTTTACTGATGTattgatgaaattcaattttcatGGTAATCTTGtagaataaataattctttgtagtaaaacaaataaatgacGAAAATAAAGTGTTAAATACTTCTAATTAGGTACGCGATAACCAAAATTTAGATTCTTAAGTTTCAGCgtat
This portion of the Schizosaccharomyces pombe strain 972h- genome assembly, chromosome: I genome encodes:
- the ltc2 gene encoding BAR and PH domain-containing protein, with product MAAPANASSKKDHVIPVLLNECSIDSPSFRASMYYLGNQIKAFNEWSHDFLCCCNKFIESIMAIEPIVASMSLNAMPSNVASGFFDPDYATTALLHGQDLFRSSYMVQLQQAKNLRKFIVAPLDLFRDSKVKPLLQLNDRFKAEQAKYDAEVLRYSSLGHSKDLSQMRDEAKSLYEARKSYFTVALQYVVRVTSFRSSIDFIVIESICKFSIETFRLTDRLHESNRHINDQLIRLLSYETKLKESYPSLKRIVSNVFDRIEKEILKRVQPPTNLDAYRFDPQQICQTNATKRQGWLLRNISSSKADNKAIWRKYWFFVDNGYVGYLINDANGGVFESEKIGVLLCKFSVLPSNHRKFCFQIKTKSVSYILQAETHMEMLEWGSVINNAREHCINSGISANRILSPTLPSFSAKATSIINPQVNGRSNSTGKIGKNYRPRRTYSGRLLCGPNNYEVSTIMRSPTISTVPPPKYLSNSINGAKFLNPLAPWTLVNAPLITNLTHETITSLLDQEAFFHGNSPCALLANFWGSVNYGHVLERQNVYIEDLSNPSYKRLAREIHIEKLPSELKLRNAEFRGIFGESEASTVLFVCRVCSKREDQIRMPGRMYCTMKGIYIYYNINGLVLIEHFPISSILNVKQFASTKCDYFYMNIQNIGTVRFRLYLDSSKALTDRLNVLLCNYIADKPNSSIQLLSCIKRLNDDVKRFERGGDDNALKSYGVQPSQEDLLIRRGRSSRALTNLINKNESNDSFMEDLRDFKIAMLPKETVQVVRSHHLDDIVFDRVYNVSTKALFHIVFGDRSTVLSGAYNLHGVDDVEFLPWGKDPKTNLSRRYINYKVYNYDQEGQCQSYHYEDCQIMDVRNDYHLYIMTWLHHSWTLPYRDYFKIVTKTSISHLRREKSRLLISVGLEWIVKPFAISKVIEAECRKLAIKYIKTEVNFLEKATRRARNQPLIAIINQYGRVGDYNESMVYRRKIPFNCELKNLSIIDIIRNNWWLFLQGLAIDLLKLPWAVFHIFLRYLFSHSFLVIIFACSVILNLSLMFCFGAKYWDERQNNKFVGQVFDEFKNIETSARYVYMKDVDDLLVGLPTYLHPNVTYPSECLQSFALKSSPQKSHWLRKRNYIAEKRKKILENLASLNYYEYIIHEDAVYQYIQQELLGCDKAREFDLYPPSMQRYCDSCTQDWRNRTLFFGKDTLATRLLTLETVENADYAA
- the sec73 gene encoding guanyl-nucleotide exchange factor Sec73, whose product is MTFRIPSSQESSNKSEKDTTVNSPNASSFSSFFKKSSQTYLSKRSEKLNEHNSKLKSSGSFTSNSQTDLSNSPSSKKKNIFYPIARAKHSFYFNHNWSSDLQQANSPVASYSSQSVSNDSNFPKDVTSPISTDLSGSNPSLKSPSSINSAKLRASRSFFRFPKWSRKSWNPDVNSTTSSPSEVGSLDKAGGPLNQQNENLSAESDNTILQNGTRKSSVKMSDLGKRIASLPVVKRPPIQFSISSDYIKPVDKSDQTSNVPSPSSSVGSLRLYRSPSIPNDVEQPQPQSSRSRPRSSTIPTQRTLERLRENRSSIFSFRTLRRDDDECVAQTIENSALFSDIKPNPTKFLSSVPELTADDTAESYLSKLRETVPYSRMIPVLAEKDHVTLNKALHLCMSGMEFENRPLDFCLRLFLLKSHLPKETQQIDRVINAFSKRYFECNPGMFSSQDQCYILVFSLMMLHTDVFNSNNKHKMTKQEFINLCDIDELAPEIMEYYYDNITFTPFVNLDDELLLIEKEKNEKYNFTSRKRLGLSPYTFTLENQLNISRPEISLSYDGKFISPGIKDIASLLNVRKLISSPAIIQLVSKRSHPMAFSNHFIGLPDNADPGLVDFSISMLGILPRCEKKRRSVGHNSYKEHLVLLTASRILFFRNLVWAKDLMAQKKAYERRYKNFTTTSSSFDTLQGIDTEAMEYEFPKIPPLVFTPPLEEFSPDTSYSLVNAFAYCDRDKKNVRNCSFTVIFRDGSEETLCAPTEESMIEWVAKINYISTLRTAGLRMPVSDSYHPKRDFSCYPKYMEEELAAIEAQMKQDMEIARARTIKTRIDQLETSITEFNKKLMVLQRNAKNLSTCAPLQPKTRVVILQALKKVDAKAQSLYLEIRKMESQLQVLRFESDLDKCISLESSNDIDDRPSSTSPSTLKNPSINSINRQTHDVEKESSDRDVPHLLDPDNNFNLKGNPENPSSTFFTPEILSPKVYSDNVKDEPVEDIFGFEDTSESSPGKPSQLRLQIEAFDDELADTASLGSVTTCLDQWQTFSDDTDSGFALNLYSSEDFRTDPYKEHDEFSMNSLSKWHSATSDN
- the ini1 gene encoding RING finger-like protein Ini1; this encodes MSKHHPDLVLCRRQPGITVGKLCERCDEKCPICDSHVRPTTLVRICDECAFGSSQDRCIICGAPGVSDCYYCSECTRMEYDRDGCPRVINLGSSRTDWFYERKKFKNAGKEMPGATY